A region of Rhizorhabdus wittichii RW1 DNA encodes the following proteins:
- a CDS encoding conjugation TrbI family protein (PFAM: conjugation TrbI family protein) has product MDESAAEAPRRPQGDPTPERDEIIRERGIDPIGGMTPAKRNTALIFAGTAMVLGILWVNSGPSKTGSSLMGKPEAMAKRPDLAARETVAYDAVAAKPKPLGAVGADPNAPVLNPPPTVGPDGQIVPAIQPGAQPAAAPQNTRQNLADQARRSTLIAYGGREALQAPGGSNGAGSETGNAGIAGDGSTDPAVRSSPNALDALRQSSAVGEARASMLPNRNYLVTAGTLIPCILQTAMNSAQPGYTSCLIPRDVYSENGRVVLMEKGTKVLGEYHGGIQQGQNRLFVLWTRAVTPQGVRIDLASPGSDALGRAGIAGSVDTFFWARFGSALLLSLVDDAAYIAGQSVSGGSNNFNNTTRTPSEGASIALQNSINIRPVLKKNQGEEVGIFVAKDFNFADVYNLELRR; this is encoded by the coding sequence ATGGACGAGTCTGCGGCCGAGGCCCCTCGTCGCCCGCAAGGCGACCCAACACCTGAACGTGATGAAATCATCCGCGAACGCGGCATCGATCCGATCGGTGGGATGACACCCGCAAAGCGGAATACCGCCCTTATTTTCGCCGGGACGGCGATGGTGCTCGGCATTTTGTGGGTGAACTCGGGACCGAGCAAGACCGGCTCGAGTTTGATGGGGAAGCCCGAGGCGATGGCCAAAAGGCCGGATCTCGCGGCGCGCGAAACGGTCGCTTATGATGCTGTCGCAGCGAAACCCAAGCCGCTCGGCGCCGTGGGCGCCGATCCCAATGCGCCTGTCCTCAACCCTCCGCCGACCGTTGGCCCTGACGGACAGATCGTGCCGGCAATACAACCCGGAGCGCAGCCAGCGGCGGCACCGCAGAACACGCGCCAGAACCTGGCCGATCAGGCCCGTCGTTCAACATTGATCGCTTATGGCGGCCGCGAGGCGCTGCAGGCTCCGGGGGGTTCCAACGGTGCTGGCTCCGAAACCGGCAATGCGGGCATAGCTGGCGACGGCTCGACCGATCCAGCCGTCCGCAGTTCGCCCAATGCGCTCGATGCGCTTCGTCAGAGTTCGGCCGTTGGCGAGGCACGCGCCTCGATGCTGCCCAATCGCAACTATCTCGTCACCGCCGGCACGCTGATCCCCTGCATTCTTCAGACCGCCATGAATTCGGCGCAGCCAGGTTACACCTCCTGCCTCATTCCGCGCGACGTCTATTCGGAGAACGGCCGCGTCGTGCTGATGGAGAAGGGCACCAAAGTGCTCGGCGAATATCATGGCGGCATCCAGCAAGGGCAGAACCGGCTCTTTGTGCTCTGGACCCGGGCCGTCACGCCGCAGGGCGTGCGCATCGACCTGGCTTCGCCGGGCTCCGACGCGCTTGGGCGGGCCGGCATTGCCGGATCGGTCGACACCTTCTTCTGGGCAAGGTTTGGCAGCGCGCTGTTGCTCTCGCTGGTCGATGATGCCGCCTATATCGCCGGACAGTCGGTCTCGGGCGGCAGCAACAATTTCAACAACACGACGCGCACGCCGAGCGAGGGGGCGAGCATCGCGCTCCAGAACAGCATCAACATCCGTCCGGTCCTGAAAAAGAACCAGGGCGAGGAAGTCGGCATCTTCGTCGCCAAGGACTTTAACTTCGCCGACGTCTACAATCTCGAGCTGCGGCGCTGA
- a CDS encoding Domain of unknown function DUF1814 (PFAM: Domain of unknown function DUF1814) yields MIPQRDLSRIANGLLTPRGRRVPEAVIERDYCLAWFLTALAQHPLREFLAFKGGTALRRCWFENYRFSEDLDFSLIKPIDLDAILSGLNEIFAIVDAASGISMAFDRPDRHGHQNTHTFYLSYKGPLPARSDVKVDITINEVFCFPLAERPILRTFEEFADLPEGPTIQAYSLAEIFIEKLAALSDKARTEPRDLYDLWNLLEERDIRPAEYLGEFTQKLTLRERIPNGGGDRSDRRQGEATGHAMD; encoded by the coding sequence ATGATACCCCAGCGCGATCTCTCCCGTATCGCCAACGGCCTTCTCACGCCACGCGGCCGCCGCGTGCCTGAGGCGGTGATCGAACGCGATTATTGCCTGGCTTGGTTCCTGACCGCTCTGGCCCAGCATCCCTTGCGCGAATTTCTCGCCTTCAAGGGCGGGACGGCATTGCGCCGCTGCTGGTTCGAGAACTACCGCTTCTCCGAGGATCTCGATTTTTCGCTGATCAAGCCGATCGACCTGGACGCGATCCTCTCCGGCCTGAACGAGATCTTTGCCATCGTCGACGCGGCGTCGGGGATCAGCATGGCCTTTGACCGGCCCGACCGGCATGGCCATCAGAACACCCACACCTTCTATTTGAGCTACAAAGGCCCCCTGCCCGCCCGTAGCGACGTGAAAGTCGATATCACGATCAATGAGGTGTTCTGCTTTCCGCTGGCCGAGCGTCCGATCCTGCGGACATTCGAGGAATTTGCCGACCTGCCGGAAGGCCCGACCATTCAGGCCTACAGCCTGGCGGAGATATTCATCGAGAAGCTCGCGGCACTGTCGGACAAGGCCCGCACCGAGCCGCGTGATCTCTACGACCTTTGGAATCTGCTTGAGGAACGGGACATCCGACCAGCGGAATATCTTGGCGAGTTTACCCAGAAGCTCACTCTGCGGGAGCGCATACCCAATGGGGGGGGTGACCGCAGCGATCGCCGCCAAGGAGAAGCGACTGGGCACGCTATGGACTAA
- a CDS encoding metal dependent phosphohydrolase (PFAM: metal-dependent phosphohydrolase, HD sub domain~SMART: metal-dependent phosphohydrolase, HD region), which produces MIGASTHRHGRQTVALSGTLIAALRSCAPQGLRAPANSMQFAGKNHRSLAIGPKMCLNRAMASLPNLVEKALAFATEAHGSIGQLRKYSGEAYINHPIEVMRIVKTAARYTDVMLAAALLHDTIEDTPVTNDDVEREFGTDVATMVMELTDQCHQGNRAMRKAAEAARLGMISPNAQTVKLADFISNSASIVEHDPGFAMKYLREKMQVLEVMTDGDAGLYARAVAQVEAARETIGFRL; this is translated from the coding sequence ATGATAGGGGCATCCACCCACCGACATGGCCGTCAAACAGTGGCCTTATCAGGGACACTGATAGCTGCCTTACGTTCATGTGCACCTCAGGGGCTGCGTGCTCCGGCAAACTCGATGCAGTTCGCAGGCAAAAATCATCGGTCGTTAGCAATTGGGCCGAAAATGTGCTTAAATCGGGCTATGGCCAGCCTCCCAAATCTCGTTGAAAAGGCGTTGGCATTTGCCACTGAAGCACACGGCAGCATTGGCCAATTACGCAAATATTCTGGCGAGGCTTATATCAATCACCCGATTGAGGTGATGCGCATAGTGAAAACGGCGGCGCGCTACACCGATGTAATGCTGGCTGCAGCCCTGCTGCACGATACGATCGAGGACACGCCGGTTACGAACGACGATGTCGAGCGCGAGTTCGGAACGGATGTGGCAACGATGGTCATGGAGCTGACGGACCAATGCCACCAGGGTAACCGGGCGATGCGGAAAGCAGCCGAGGCCGCACGGCTAGGTATGATTTCTCCTAACGCGCAAACTGTGAAGCTAGCTGACTTCATCAGTAACAGCGCGTCGATCGTCGAGCATGATCCGGGGTTCGCGATGAAATACCTCCGCGAGAAGATGCAAGTCCTAGAGGTCATGACCGATGGCGACGCGGGCCTCTACGCGCGTGCAGTTGCTCAGGTTGAGGCAGCCCGAGAAACGATCGGCTTTCGCCTGTGA
- a CDS encoding Abi family protein (PFAM: Abi family protein) yields the protein MSRPFTKPAMTIAQQMSHLSAQGMAIPDAAAAEYWLRHVSYYRLSAYWLPFEKPKGQPGPRFVNGTSFDRVIALYEFDRRLRLLLMSAIERIEVAVRGSWAYTLAHQGGPHSYLDASLYSERRQFHDNFSRLAREVGTSPETYIDHYRRTYDDPAMPPVWMVAEMMSFGQLSRWYSSLDDRALRNAIAKPLGLPEVVLVPLLKHLSTVRNSCAHHARLWNRGFLIRMKLPQKPAALAATLDSNLGAGPARLYNSLVLSGYLLQQIDVSTNWVSEIVALLSNHPTGDLAAMGFPQDWQTRPMWK from the coding sequence ATGTCCCGACCGTTCACTAAGCCCGCGATGACAATCGCTCAGCAGATGAGCCATCTTTCTGCGCAGGGAATGGCGATCCCGGATGCCGCAGCTGCAGAATATTGGCTTCGGCATGTCAGCTATTATCGGCTCAGCGCCTACTGGCTACCTTTCGAAAAGCCAAAGGGGCAGCCGGGGCCGCGGTTCGTCAACGGGACGAGTTTCGACAGGGTTATCGCCCTCTACGAGTTTGACCGCCGCCTACGCCTACTTTTGATGAGCGCGATAGAGCGGATTGAAGTCGCGGTACGGGGCAGTTGGGCTTACACGCTAGCCCATCAGGGCGGGCCGCACAGCTATCTCGACGCGTCGCTCTACAGCGAGCGGCGCCAGTTCCACGACAATTTCTCGCGCTTGGCACGCGAGGTCGGGACGTCTCCGGAAACCTACATCGATCATTATCGGCGGACCTATGATGACCCGGCCATGCCCCCGGTCTGGATGGTGGCCGAGATGATGTCGTTCGGCCAGTTATCCCGATGGTATTCGTCCCTCGATGACCGCGCCCTACGCAACGCTATCGCAAAACCGCTCGGTCTCCCCGAAGTGGTTCTGGTGCCGCTTCTCAAGCACCTCTCCACGGTAAGGAACAGCTGTGCGCACCATGCACGCCTTTGGAACCGGGGCTTCTTGATCCGAATGAAGCTGCCACAGAAGCCTGCCGCCCTCGCGGCAACGTTGGATTCAAATCTGGGCGCTGGGCCTGCACGGCTTTACAACAGCTTGGTTCTGAGCGGCTACCTTCTGCAGCAGATCGATGTCTCGACAAATTGGGTTTCGGAAATCGTCGCCCTGCTTTCGAACCATCCGACCGGAGACCTGGCCGCCATGGGTTTTCCTCAAGATTGGCAAACAAGGCCAATGTGGAAATGA
- a CDS encoding Carbamoyltransferase (PFAM: Carbamoyltransferase) produces the protein MMPEPGHRYAMLYALADPTFDMRTAEFSRLSDAGKLMALASFSQRSKATDEEEMIASFLLQNCKHLRPQDCEVFKDSRYYNVGVEDDEFRNFAGIFSDRLFERFSQFAEKNLRRGMPLLISGGCGLNCDWNIKWKESGLFSEVFVPPVANDSGSAIGTAIDAQFHFTGNPKISWDVYSGSTFLHNEPVDSALFDQSEASLEAVAALLADGLILGWVSGRYEIGPRALGNRSILAAPFKASTRERLNVIKQREQFRPIAPVCLEDEAERWFGCSHPSPFMLYTYRALTNELAAVTHVNQTARLQTVSASSNRPMFDLLTAFKSKTGCGVLCNTSLNFKHKGFVNTASDLSEYTLAHQLDGFVIDGRLYLLRTSENYQKFKRHLP, from the coding sequence GTGATGCCGGAACCCGGCCATCGCTACGCCATGCTCTACGCACTCGCGGATCCAACTTTCGACATGCGCACTGCCGAATTTTCCCGGCTGTCCGATGCCGGCAAACTGATGGCGCTCGCCTCATTCTCGCAAAGAAGCAAGGCGACCGACGAAGAAGAGATGATTGCATCCTTCCTCCTGCAAAATTGCAAGCACCTGAGGCCGCAAGATTGCGAGGTCTTCAAAGATTCACGTTACTATAATGTCGGTGTCGAGGATGACGAGTTTCGTAATTTTGCCGGGATATTCAGCGATCGCCTGTTCGAACGCTTTTCTCAGTTCGCGGAAAAGAACCTGAGGCGAGGAATGCCGCTGCTTATATCGGGCGGATGCGGGCTCAACTGCGACTGGAACATTAAATGGAAGGAATCAGGACTATTCAGCGAGGTGTTTGTGCCGCCAGTAGCTAACGATTCGGGTTCTGCGATCGGCACGGCCATCGATGCCCAATTCCATTTCACAGGCAATCCAAAGATTTCGTGGGACGTCTATTCCGGATCGACCTTTCTACACAACGAACCTGTCGACAGCGCACTTTTTGACCAATCGGAAGCGAGCCTCGAGGCAGTTGCCGCATTGTTGGCCGACGGCCTGATATTGGGTTGGGTCAGCGGTCGGTACGAAATTGGACCACGCGCTCTTGGAAATCGCTCCATCCTCGCTGCACCCTTCAAGGCCAGCACCAGAGAACGGCTGAATGTCATCAAACAGAGGGAACAGTTTCGCCCTATCGCTCCTGTCTGTCTTGAAGATGAAGCTGAAAGATGGTTCGGATGCAGTCATCCAAGCCCATTTATGCTCTATACGTATCGCGCTTTGACGAATGAACTTGCAGCAGTAACCCATGTGAACCAAACAGCGCGGCTGCAAACGGTATCCGCATCGAGCAATCGTCCGATGTTCGATCTTTTAACGGCGTTCAAATCGAAGACGGGCTGTGGAGTGCTATGCAACACTTCCCTAAACTTCAAACATAAGGGATTTGTCAACACAGCCTCCGATCTTTCGGAATACACATTAGCGCATCAACTTGACGGATTTGTGATAGATGGACGTTTATACCTCCTGCGGACGTCAGAAAATTATCAAAAGTTCAAACGCCACCTTCCATGA
- a CDS encoding P-type DNA transfer ATPase VirB11 (TIGRFAM: P-type DNA transfer ATPase VirB11~PFAM: type II secretion system protein E), whose translation MSDTAVLRHYLAPILPLLEPVEVTELVINKPGEVGIEDHRGWHWHNVAELDSDWLATLAVAAASFTRQDVNAETPICSTILPGGERCQIVIPSVTPTGAPSFTVRKPSRVNLAIDQLAQTGLFAGTRSASHGLGEVDAQLVAQRDAADWPAFFKTAVAARKNILVSGATGSGKTTFAKALIQLIPPEERLLTIEDTRELVVEHRNVVHMVYSSERQGLAKVGPKQLLESALRMRPDRILLQELRDGTAFFYLRNVNSGHPGSITTVHAGSALGAFEQLTLLVKESEGGRDLARDDIRGLLHMLVDVVVQTRKRAGKFEVEEVYFDPPVGRTTAH comes from the coding sequence ATGAGCGATACCGCCGTCCTGCGCCATTATCTCGCGCCGATCCTGCCGCTGCTGGAGCCGGTCGAGGTGACGGAGCTTGTCATCAACAAGCCCGGCGAAGTCGGCATCGAAGATCATCGCGGTTGGCATTGGCATAACGTCGCCGAACTCGACAGCGACTGGCTCGCGACGCTGGCCGTCGCCGCCGCGAGCTTCACCCGGCAGGACGTCAATGCCGAGACCCCGATCTGCTCGACCATTTTGCCAGGCGGCGAGCGCTGCCAGATCGTCATACCCTCGGTAACCCCGACCGGCGCGCCATCCTTCACGGTGCGCAAGCCTTCGCGCGTCAATCTCGCGATCGATCAACTCGCGCAAACAGGTTTGTTCGCTGGCACACGCTCGGCCTCCCACGGTCTCGGCGAGGTCGATGCCCAGCTGGTGGCGCAGCGCGATGCCGCTGACTGGCCGGCGTTCTTCAAGACCGCCGTTGCCGCCCGTAAGAACATCCTGGTGAGCGGCGCGACCGGCTCGGGCAAGACCACCTTCGCCAAGGCGCTGATCCAACTGATCCCGCCCGAGGAACGGCTGCTGACGATCGAGGATACGCGCGAGCTCGTCGTCGAGCATCGCAACGTCGTGCACATGGTCTATTCGAGCGAGCGACAGGGGCTGGCGAAGGTCGGCCCCAAGCAGCTGCTCGAAAGTGCGCTGCGCATGCGGCCCGATCGCATCCTCCTGCAGGAGCTGCGCGACGGCACCGCCTTCTTTTATCTGCGCAACGTCAACTCGGGGCACCCGGGTTCGATCACAACCGTCCATGCCGGCTCGGCGTTGGGCGCGTTCGAGCAGCTGACGTTGCTGGTCAAGGAATCCGAAGGCGGGCGCGATCTGGCCCGCGACGACATCCGCGGGCTGTTGCACATGCTCGTCGACGTGGTCGTCCAGACGCGCAAGCGCGCCGGAAAATTCGAAGTCGAGGAGGTGTATTTTGACCCGCCTGTCGGACGCACGACCGCTCACTAG
- a CDS encoding TRAG family protein (PFAM: TRAG family protein): MTRLSDARPLTRVVIVAGVLAATFLACALCAVLVALVGLNQIGPRMQISAIPAWLWYYRGDPLLHLWLKRGALISGAIAFVILLIILKRGRTLHGEARFARESEIRREHLRSNSGIIVGQKGGRYLVFGGTEHVLLEAPTRAGKGVGVVIPNLLSWADSVVVLDVKRENWDITAGFRARHGQAVYLFDPLDPEGRSARYNPLSFIDRLDDTDVINELQKIGGMLFPAPEKADPFWAEAARAAFVGVGALVAANPALPFTIGEIYRRLTAGDPKVELPKVVEEAQQRGQRLSQACVSALSDFTSASDNTFSGIKQTITSKLNLWLNPYVDAATSETDFDLRQVRRERISIYLGVSPDNIDRIAPVYNLFLQQLIDLNTRELPENGGRVPVLILLDEFARLGKAPVIASAFSYVAGYGLRLLPVIQSRSQPRGIYGVDVTDEIIANCGLEIVFTPKELKVASELSERLGYFTMNVKSKSRTIHGLLANRSISESDQRRALMMPQELMQMPKGELLLMRGGIPPVRGRKIEYFRSKRFTSRISDPPKVAPRPIAINAMSSATKLAGEASSSDPLAQALSAKKAALLSDDQATAPTERAEPVMRALTGNELSGFAEITDDMLVLGDMVDLPPPGDEQAAIAFVTAMTARAVLEPVGGGAQSPAFVTERHDHDRE, translated from the coding sequence TTGACCCGCCTGTCGGACGCACGACCGCTCACTAGGGTCGTAATCGTCGCGGGGGTTCTCGCGGCAACCTTTTTGGCATGCGCCCTGTGCGCGGTGCTGGTCGCACTGGTCGGCCTGAACCAGATCGGCCCGCGAATGCAGATCTCGGCGATACCCGCATGGCTCTGGTATTATCGCGGCGATCCGCTGCTTCATCTGTGGCTGAAGCGAGGCGCGCTGATCAGCGGCGCGATCGCTTTCGTCATCCTGCTCATCATCCTGAAGCGAGGGCGCACGCTCCACGGCGAAGCCAGGTTCGCGCGTGAAAGTGAAATCCGCCGCGAACATCTGCGCAGCAACAGCGGGATCATCGTCGGACAGAAAGGCGGCCGCTATCTCGTTTTCGGCGGCACCGAACATGTCTTGCTCGAGGCGCCGACGCGCGCCGGCAAGGGCGTCGGCGTTGTGATCCCCAATCTCCTGAGCTGGGCAGACTCGGTGGTGGTGCTCGACGTGAAGCGCGAGAATTGGGACATCACCGCTGGTTTTCGCGCGCGGCATGGCCAGGCGGTCTATCTGTTCGATCCGCTGGATCCTGAAGGGCGAAGCGCCCGCTACAATCCCTTGAGTTTCATCGACCGGCTCGACGACACCGATGTGATCAATGAACTCCAGAAGATCGGCGGCATGCTGTTTCCGGCCCCGGAAAAGGCTGATCCGTTCTGGGCGGAAGCGGCGCGCGCCGCCTTTGTCGGCGTCGGCGCCCTTGTCGCAGCCAACCCCGCCCTCCCCTTCACGATCGGCGAAATCTATCGGCGGCTGACAGCGGGCGATCCGAAGGTCGAACTCCCCAAGGTCGTCGAGGAGGCGCAGCAGCGCGGGCAGCGGCTGAGCCAGGCGTGTGTGTCGGCGCTGAGCGACTTCACCTCCGCGTCCGACAACACCTTCTCCGGCATCAAACAGACGATCACCTCGAAGCTCAATCTGTGGCTCAACCCCTATGTCGATGCTGCGACATCGGAGACAGATTTTGATCTGCGGCAGGTCCGGCGCGAGCGGATATCGATCTATCTTGGGGTGTCGCCCGACAATATCGACCGGATCGCGCCCGTCTATAACCTCTTCCTCCAGCAGCTGATCGATCTCAATACGCGGGAACTGCCCGAGAATGGCGGCCGCGTGCCGGTGCTCATTTTGCTCGACGAGTTCGCCCGCCTCGGCAAGGCGCCGGTCATCGCCTCGGCCTTTTCTTATGTCGCAGGCTACGGGCTTCGCCTGTTGCCAGTCATACAGAGCCGTTCCCAGCCCCGCGGGATCTATGGCGTGGACGTCACCGACGAGATCATCGCCAATTGCGGCCTGGAGATCGTATTTACACCCAAGGAGCTGAAGGTCGCCAGCGAACTCTCCGAGCGGCTTGGCTATTTCACGATGAACGTCAAATCGAAGAGCCGCACGATTCATGGCCTGCTCGCCAATCGCAGCATCTCGGAATCAGACCAGCGCCGTGCGCTGATGATGCCGCAGGAACTGATGCAGATGCCCAAGGGCGAGCTTCTGCTCATGCGCGGAGGCATTCCACCCGTCAGGGGCCGCAAGATCGAGTATTTCCGCTCGAAACGCTTCACGAGCCGGATCAGTGACCCACCCAAGGTCGCGCCCCGTCCGATCGCGATCAACGCCATGTCGTCGGCCACCAAATTGGCAGGCGAGGCGAGCAGCAGTGATCCTTTGGCGCAGGCCCTTAGCGCGAAGAAGGCCGCCTTGTTGAGCGACGATCAGGCGACCGCGCCGACAGAACGGGCGGAACCTGTCATGCGCGCGCTCACCGGTAACGAACTCTCGGGCTTTGCCGAAATCACCGATGACATGTTGGTGCTGGGCGACATGGTGGATCTACCACCGCCCGGTGACGAACAGGCAGCTATCGCCTTTGTCACGGCGATGACGGCCCGGGCCGTTCTCGAGCCCGTGGGTGGAGGCGCCCAATCTCCAGCATTTGTGACCGAAAGGCATGACCATGACAGAGAATGA
- a CDS encoding transcriptional regulator-like protein, producing the protein MREGYNLKTLGPRAAQLIVELNERRQPIFSLADVTEITGLSPSSARSLVANTEARGIVTRLKPGLYNLVPFERGRDTEHVSDPYLIARTLVGDAPYFISHGSALELHRMVTQPQLAIIVSCAKRLRPQHIHGYEFRFVDVKPKDFFGLTEIWITPEEQVRISDPERTIIDGLDHPQYVGGVTEVAKGLWMKRDTLRIELMIDYALRLGVGAVIRRLGYLLEFYGLADAAALEPLRARLTPTYQRLDPLFPNEGRMLARWRIRLNVEPDELDMIRSS; encoded by the coding sequence TTGCGCGAAGGATATAATCTCAAGACGCTTGGACCTCGGGCCGCCCAGCTGATCGTCGAACTTAACGAACGCCGTCAGCCGATCTTTTCGCTCGCGGACGTCACCGAGATCACAGGTCTGAGCCCGTCATCAGCACGCAGTCTCGTCGCGAACACCGAAGCACGCGGCATCGTCACGCGCCTCAAGCCCGGCCTTTACAATCTCGTGCCATTCGAGCGGGGCCGCGACACCGAGCATGTGAGCGATCCCTACCTCATCGCCAGGACTCTGGTTGGCGACGCGCCCTATTTCATCTCCCACGGCAGCGCCCTCGAGCTGCACCGCATGGTCACCCAACCGCAGTTGGCCATCATCGTCTCCTGCGCCAAACGACTGCGCCCGCAGCACATCCACGGGTATGAGTTCCGCTTCGTCGACGTCAAACCAAAGGATTTCTTCGGCCTGACCGAGATCTGGATCACACCCGAAGAGCAGGTCCGGATCAGCGATCCCGAGCGGACCATCATCGATGGTCTCGACCATCCGCAATATGTCGGTGGCGTCACGGAGGTCGCCAAGGGACTCTGGATGAAGCGCGATACGCTACGGATCGAACTAATGATCGACTACGCGCTTCGACTCGGCGTTGGCGCGGTAATCCGGCGCCTGGGCTATCTGCTGGAATTTTACGGGCTGGCCGATGCAGCCGCATTGGAGCCGCTGCGCGCGCGGCTGACCCCGACCTATCAGCGTCTCGATCCCCTGTTTCCTAACGAGGGCCGAATGCTGGCCCGATGGCGCATCCGACTCAACGTCGAGCCTGACGAACTCGATATGATCCGGAGCAGTTGA
- a CDS encoding metallophosphoesterase (PFAM: metallophosphoesterase), translated as MPPSRLKRGMRLIHTADWQLGKPFGRFEPDVRAALTDARFEAIDAIGKAAAENVAGHVLVAGDVFDTEGPEDRTIVQAVSRMARHGCRWWLLPGNHDYARNGGLWDRVIGKAAPNITVLRHPTPVEIESGTWILPAPLTHRHNLDDPTSAFDAMETPGANLKIGLAHGSIRDFGSRGEANNQIAPDRARLSGLDYLALGDWHGTLEVDSRTWYAGTPETDRFQRDAPGQILLVDIETGHLPTVTPLRTGRFQWLKRDWRVNDFAAFEAERQTLWNEIEPSATLLQLAIAGVTSLSERIRVLEILEADVGHQLRYLEARTDDLVAQPSEEDMQVLAVEGVLGSAAQKLNALRESGSVDGVIARRALERLFVEFARGEAA; from the coding sequence ATGCCGCCCTCTCGGCTAAAGCGGGGCATGCGCTTGATCCACACCGCCGATTGGCAGCTCGGCAAACCCTTCGGCCGCTTTGAACCTGACGTTCGTGCTGCCCTAACCGATGCGCGGTTCGAGGCCATCGACGCGATCGGTAAGGCTGCCGCTGAGAACGTCGCAGGCCATGTGCTCGTTGCAGGCGATGTGTTTGACACAGAGGGCCCGGAAGACCGTACGATCGTGCAGGCCGTCTCCCGAATGGCTCGCCATGGCTGCCGCTGGTGGCTGCTCCCCGGCAATCATGATTATGCCAGAAACGGTGGCCTATGGGACCGCGTGATCGGAAAAGCTGCGCCGAATATCACCGTGCTGCGTCATCCCACGCCAGTGGAGATCGAAAGCGGCACATGGATCTTGCCCGCCCCTCTCACCCATCGGCATAACCTGGACGATCCCACTAGCGCCTTTGACGCTATGGAGACGCCGGGTGCGAACCTTAAGATCGGTCTCGCGCATGGGTCTATCCGAGACTTCGGCTCTCGCGGGGAAGCGAACAATCAGATCGCGCCTGACAGGGCCAGGCTTTCCGGCCTCGACTATCTTGCGCTGGGCGATTGGCACGGGACTCTCGAGGTAGACAGTCGCACCTGGTACGCAGGCACACCAGAGACGGATCGCTTCCAGCGCGATGCGCCGGGTCAAATCTTGCTGGTCGACATCGAAACGGGACATCTTCCAACCGTGACGCCGCTGCGGACTGGACGGTTCCAATGGCTGAAGCGCGACTGGCGGGTCAACGACTTCGCAGCCTTTGAAGCCGAACGGCAAACGCTGTGGAACGAGATCGAGCCGTCGGCGACATTGCTGCAGCTTGCTATTGCCGGCGTCACCAGTCTTTCCGAACGGATCAGGGTCCTCGAAATCCTCGAGGCGGATGTCGGCCACCAGCTACGATACCTCGAAGCTCGTACCGACGACCTTGTCGCCCAGCCCAGTGAGGAAGACATGCAGGTCTTGGCAGTGGAAGGCGTGCTCGGTTCGGCCGCGCAGAAACTCAATGCGTTACGAGAAAGTGGGAGCGTAGACGGCGTCATCGCGCGGCGTGCCCTCGAGCGCCTGTTTGTCGAGTTTGCTCGGGGAGAGGCCGCATGA